Proteins from a genomic interval of Oceanispirochaeta crateris:
- a CDS encoding CDP-alcohol phosphatidyltransferase family protein, whose amino-acid sequence MRKHVQFLFNFLASFCARFGVTPNQLTVIGFLLGIASAVSILWGALFPALILLWISGLFDVLDGSLARIKGTSSALGAFIDMIFDRVVEVLFVIFFALVFPESSLAVMAFLGAVIFNFSTFMLAGNLFQNAGEKSMHYDAGLAERTETFIVFSLMLLMPDYGVWILWVFDALILWTGVTRFIKILYQVRENDKNGNTKNK is encoded by the coding sequence TTGCGCAAACATGTTCAGTTCCTCTTTAACTTCCTAGCCTCCTTTTGTGCCAGGTTTGGGGTCACTCCCAATCAGCTCACTGTCATTGGTTTTCTATTGGGTATTGCTTCGGCTGTTTCTATCCTTTGGGGTGCTTTGTTCCCAGCCCTTATCCTGCTATGGATTTCGGGTTTATTCGATGTCCTCGATGGATCTCTGGCCAGAATCAAGGGGACGTCATCGGCGTTGGGAGCCTTTATAGATATGATTTTTGACAGAGTGGTGGAGGTCCTTTTTGTTATCTTTTTTGCTCTGGTTTTCCCCGAAAGTTCTCTGGCTGTAATGGCCTTCCTGGGAGCTGTTATATTCAATTTTTCCACATTTATGCTGGCAGGAAATTTGTTTCAGAATGCTGGGGAGAAGAGCATGCACTATGATGCAGGTTTGGCCGAACGGACTGAAACATTCATTGTTTTTTCACTCATGCTCCTTATGCCTGATTATGGAGTGTGGATTCTCTGGGTATTTGATGCTCTCATTCTCTGGACAGGAGTTACCCGGTTTATAAAGATTCTATATCAGGTGAGGGAGAATGATAAAAATGGAAATACAAAAAATAAATAA
- a CDS encoding diguanylate cyclase, with translation MIHSKDSAAVQHFLFFLDKKMLLEPERIFRIGRDSSCEIVLDERTVSRVHAEVRMEGDKVRILDLDSTNGIQINYRSMKDHILQNEDRITIGPFILVYRELDHEGSIPLRSEENLLSETLVMESKIATILQSIKEEDVRNQLFELKHIINQSKEKLSRMAHIDRLTLLYNRRYFDDVLSREVERAKRYKQPLCLLLLDIDLFKNVNDVHGHPKGDQVLTEIASIISDNIRMIDIAARYGGEEIVVILPETDMDSALNVAEKLRGAVENDTPKRTGLKVTMSIGAASFIDTENAARDIVSRADAALYKAKERGRNRVAFFGEKEEPLDPGQAGPT, from the coding sequence ATGATACACTCCAAAGATTCTGCTGCGGTTCAGCATTTTCTCTTTTTTCTAGACAAGAAAATGCTTTTGGAACCGGAACGTATTTTTAGAATAGGTCGGGACAGCTCCTGCGAAATTGTTCTGGATGAACGAACTGTCTCGAGGGTTCATGCGGAAGTCCGCATGGAAGGGGACAAGGTCCGTATTCTGGATTTGGACAGTACCAACGGCATTCAGATCAATTATCGCAGCATGAAGGATCATATTCTGCAGAATGAAGACAGAATAACCATTGGACCCTTTATTCTTGTATATCGTGAGCTGGATCATGAAGGGAGTATTCCCCTTCGCTCGGAGGAAAACCTCCTCTCCGAAACCCTGGTGATGGAAAGTAAGATTGCCACCATCCTTCAAAGCATCAAGGAGGAAGATGTCCGTAACCAGCTGTTTGAATTGAAGCACATCATCAATCAATCTAAGGAAAAGCTATCACGTATGGCTCACATTGACAGGCTGACACTCCTGTATAATAGGCGGTATTTTGATGATGTTCTCTCAAGAGAAGTAGAAAGGGCAAAACGGTATAAGCAGCCCTTGTGCCTTCTCTTGCTGGATATTGATCTTTTTAAGAACGTCAATGATGTACACGGGCATCCCAAGGGAGATCAGGTTCTCACAGAGATTGCCTCTATTATAAGTGATAATATCAGGATGATTGATATAGCCGCTCGCTATGGCGGAGAAGAGATTGTTGTTATCCTGCCGGAAACGGATATGGACAGTGCCTTGAATGTGGCGGAAAAGCTGAGAGGGGCGGTTGAAAATGATACCCCCAAACGGACCGGACTTAAGGTGACTATGAGTATTGGAGCCGCTTCATTTATAGATACTGAGAATGCAGCACGGGATATCGTCTCCAGGGCCGATGCCGCCTTATACAAGGCCAAAGAGAGAGGAAGAAACCGGGTGGCCTTTTTCGGTGAGAAGGAAGAACCTCTGGACCCAGGACAAGCCGGGCCGACCTGA
- a CDS encoding outer membrane beta-barrel protein, which produces MKKRIIMASIILMISSASASALPFIDFQLGAGYNGFYVTDGDNDFKGYPLGMTAFGGVGYKFFPTLSIGAEYEYAQSWSRDDLGTGLTLSVVEHLPKMYLKFNALNLLTVSALAGVDYQTPRMDSTNGNSEAAFTMGARVAFLFAYAQYLMVFNPDSVDNRISIGAIFSK; this is translated from the coding sequence ATGAAGAAAAGAATCATAATGGCGTCCATCATACTCATGATCAGTTCTGCCTCGGCCTCTGCACTTCCTTTTATAGACTTTCAGCTCGGTGCCGGATATAACGGGTTTTATGTTACAGACGGAGACAATGACTTCAAAGGCTATCCTCTTGGTATGACTGCTTTTGGCGGCGTGGGGTATAAGTTTTTCCCAACCCTGAGCATCGGTGCGGAGTATGAATATGCCCAATCCTGGTCAAGGGACGATCTTGGAACAGGCCTGACACTCTCAGTTGTGGAGCATCTGCCCAAGATGTATCTAAAATTCAATGCCCTCAACCTTCTGACCGTTTCGGCCCTTGCGGGTGTGGATTATCAGACACCAAGGATGGACAGTACAAACGGAAACAGCGAAGCGGCCTTCACCATGGGAGCCAGAGTGGCCTTTCTCTTTGCCTATGCCCAGTATCTGATGGTCTTTAACCCTGACAGTGTGGACAACCGGATCAGCATTGGGGCTATTTTCAGCAAATAG
- a CDS encoding PGPGW domain-containing protein, with the protein MVSWFSDLLQTHSALMITIGSLSLLTFAGTILILPVLLIRIPEDYFLKSGAKQDHKYKGNIIFHIAKNLAGILFLLMGFIMLFIPGQGLLTILAGLWLMDFPGKRALEVRIIHTKSIYRGIDYIRRKAGKPSLKL; encoded by the coding sequence ATGGTCTCCTGGTTCTCTGATCTCCTTCAGACTCACAGCGCTCTGATGATCACCATCGGATCCCTCTCTCTGCTAACCTTTGCAGGGACAATCCTGATCCTGCCTGTTCTGCTCATCCGGATTCCCGAGGATTACTTTCTAAAAAGCGGCGCAAAACAAGATCATAAGTACAAGGGGAATATCATCTTTCATATTGCCAAGAACCTGGCTGGAATTCTTTTTTTACTCATGGGATTCATCATGCTTTTCATCCCCGGTCAGGGATTACTCACCATTCTCGCGGGTCTCTGGTTGATGGATTTTCCCGGAAAGAGAGCCCTGGAGGTCCGTATTATTCATACAAAATCGATTTATAGGGGCATCGATTATATCAGAAGGAAAGCGGGCAAACCCTCATTGAAACTGTAG
- a CDS encoding SPL family radical SAM protein produces the protein MDNKLTQFRGSREYLTLSEKNRIFLETLCGHWQFSVQQIRQIIRMTRDLETWDEASLEKLWGESEPIKPGDRGEKEKRFKAFSDSWRSLRDAPKDYSHFSPGRIEHPSPGFQAIEDDRRILGDCPVASPKTRCCNLKTLDAVINCGFDCSYCSIQSFYTENKILFHSGLKEKLSRLNLDPDKTWHIGTGQSSDSLMWGNRDGLLEDLCSFGRDNPNVILELKTKSDNINELLEMDVPPNMLLTWSLNTPTIIAAEERLTASLDHRLKAARRVADRGIPVGFHLHPMVWYKGWEEEYKALTATMTEMFHPSEVVCVSLGTLTFIKPVLKKLRERPIHSKILQMPLEEAAGKWSYPLKIKEDLFKTTASGLQSWQKDVFFYMCMEDPQLWEPVFNKSYRDNDEFEKDMLYNYQKKISAIQNRRR, from the coding sequence ATGGATAACAAACTAACACAATTTCGAGGGAGCAGGGAATACCTGACCCTGAGCGAGAAGAATAGAATATTTCTGGAGACTCTCTGCGGACATTGGCAGTTTTCTGTACAGCAGATCAGACAGATTATCAGGATGACAAGGGATCTAGAAACCTGGGATGAAGCAAGCCTCGAAAAACTATGGGGAGAGTCCGAACCCATAAAACCTGGAGACCGGGGAGAAAAAGAAAAGCGCTTTAAGGCATTCTCAGACTCCTGGCGTTCTCTCAGGGATGCCCCCAAGGATTACAGTCATTTCTCCCCGGGGAGGATTGAGCATCCATCGCCAGGCTTCCAGGCCATCGAGGATGACCGCCGGATACTAGGAGACTGCCCAGTGGCTTCGCCTAAGACTCGCTGCTGTAATTTGAAAACACTGGATGCGGTAATCAATTGCGGTTTTGACTGCTCATACTGTTCTATACAGTCTTTTTATACGGAAAATAAAATTCTCTTTCACAGCGGTTTGAAGGAGAAACTGTCCCGGCTAAACCTTGATCCGGATAAGACCTGGCATATAGGAACCGGACAGTCCTCAGACTCCCTTATGTGGGGCAATAGAGACGGCCTTTTAGAGGATCTTTGCAGTTTTGGACGGGATAACCCCAATGTGATCCTGGAGCTCAAAACAAAATCTGATAATATCAATGAGCTCCTCGAAATGGATGTCCCCCCCAATATGCTCCTCACATGGTCCCTCAACACACCGACCATCATTGCCGCCGAAGAAAGGCTCACAGCCTCCCTCGACCATCGGCTCAAAGCAGCACGAAGGGTGGCGGACAGAGGAATCCCCGTGGGATTTCATCTGCATCCCATGGTCTGGTACAAGGGCTGGGAAGAAGAATACAAGGCTCTAACGGCGACGATGACTGAGATGTTTCACCCCTCAGAAGTAGTCTGTGTCTCCCTGGGGACTCTGACGTTCATCAAGCCGGTGCTTAAGAAACTGAGGGAACGTCCCATCCACAGCAAAATTCTCCAGATGCCTTTAGAAGAGGCCGCAGGAAAATGGTCCTATCCTTTGAAGATCAAGGAAGACCTATTCAAAACCACCGCTTCGGGACTTCAATCGTGGCAAAAGGACGTTTTTTTTTATATGTGTATGGAAGACCCCCAGCTGTGGGAACCAGTTTTCAACAAGTCCTACAGGGACAATGATGAATTTGAAAAAGATATGCTCTATAATTATCAAAAGAAAATTTCTGCAATTCAAAACAGGAGAAGATAA
- a CDS encoding DUF547 domain-containing protein: MEIQKINNRVPLILLFLVILIAVLPADDLSKFHKTGSSTETVDHSSWTAWLGDNLYRDERDINLLAYGKVTAGGQKQLKEYIEYLETRTVTTLGRDEQFAFWINLYNALTVSLILEEGPVESIRDIKSGLFSSGPWDLEISEVEGVVLTLNDIEHEILRPFFQDPRIHFAVNCASVGCPDLQEEAFLAQSLETQLDHAARTYLSHPRGLEFKGGSLHLSSLFKWYKEDFGKTQKDRLLSLSQWVPSEDAQELKAYTGRLSYDYDWSLNGTF, encoded by the coding sequence ATGGAAATACAAAAAATAAATAACAGAGTACCGCTGATTCTTCTGTTTCTAGTCATTTTAATAGCAGTGCTTCCCGCAGATGATTTGAGTAAATTTCATAAGACCGGTTCTTCAACGGAAACAGTAGATCATTCTTCATGGACGGCTTGGCTAGGGGATAACCTGTACCGGGACGAGCGGGATATCAATCTGCTTGCCTATGGAAAGGTGACAGCTGGCGGTCAAAAACAGTTGAAGGAGTATATCGAATACCTTGAAACGAGGACTGTTACAACATTGGGAAGGGATGAACAATTTGCCTTTTGGATCAACCTCTACAACGCTCTCACTGTCTCTTTAATTCTGGAGGAGGGCCCCGTGGAATCAATCCGGGATATTAAGTCAGGTTTGTTCTCTTCTGGCCCCTGGGACCTGGAAATTTCTGAAGTGGAAGGGGTTGTTTTGACCCTGAATGATATTGAGCATGAAATCCTTAGACCCTTTTTTCAGGATCCAAGAATCCATTTTGCCGTAAATTGCGCCAGTGTGGGCTGTCCTGATCTTCAGGAGGAGGCTTTCTTGGCACAATCTCTGGAAACACAGCTTGATCATGCCGCCCGAACTTACCTCTCCCATCCCAGAGGATTGGAATTCAAGGGAGGATCTCTCCATCTATCCAGTCTCTTTAAATGGTACAAGGAAGATTTTGGAAAGACTCAGAAGGATAGGCTCCTGAGCCTATCACAATGGGTACCTTCAGAAGATGCTCAAGAACTGAAAGCTTATACCGGTCGACTCAGTTATGATTATGACTGGAGTCTGAACGGGACTTTTTGA
- a CDS encoding TVP38/TMEM64 family protein has translation MTKKSYKNRIFALILLIALLAGIFILTPARNLLDLKSLLANKDRLLESVQDHYLPAVLIYIFLYMAVVALSIPGATAVTLTGGLLFGPFLSVLYINIGATAGATILFMAARYFFGEMIQKKYSEKLAKFNKEMEENGRNYLLTLRLIPVLPFFLVNLFPGLTNIPLRTFIWTTSLGIIPGSFAYAYLGYAGSTIQAGQGIPIQLILAMGFLGIISLIPVGLKHLKKSRSDSSHNHN, from the coding sequence ATGACAAAGAAAAGTTACAAGAATAGAATATTTGCCCTGATTCTCCTGATTGCCCTGCTAGCGGGGATCTTCATTCTGACACCTGCAAGAAATTTACTGGACTTAAAAAGTCTTTTGGCTAATAAGGACAGACTCCTTGAGTCTGTTCAAGACCACTACCTTCCAGCTGTTCTAATCTATATATTCCTGTATATGGCGGTTGTGGCCCTTTCCATTCCCGGAGCGACTGCGGTCACTCTCACTGGTGGTCTTCTCTTTGGACCCTTCCTCTCTGTTCTCTATATTAATATTGGGGCAACCGCGGGAGCAACAATTCTCTTCATGGCCGCCCGATATTTTTTCGGGGAGATGATACAAAAGAAATATTCTGAGAAACTGGCTAAATTCAACAAAGAGATGGAGGAAAACGGCCGGAATTATCTTCTGACCCTCCGTCTGATTCCCGTGCTTCCCTTTTTCCTGGTCAACCTCTTTCCGGGATTGACCAATATTCCCCTGCGGACCTTTATCTGGACCACCTCTCTAGGGATTATTCCAGGCTCATTCGCCTATGCCTATCTTGGCTATGCGGGCTCCACCATACAAGCCGGACAGGGAATTCCGATTCAGCTCATACTGGCCATGGGGTTCCTGGGAATCATCTCTTTGATTCCCGTTGGTTTAAAACACCTCAAAAAGTCCCGTTCAGACTCCAGTCATAATCATAACTGA
- a CDS encoding B12-binding domain-containing radical SAM protein, whose product MNILLITPPFCQLNTPYPGTAFLKGWLQKSGHLVDQADTSLETYLRLFSRKGLEEYVFGECRPADFSHNDSLLRTWNLRQRYMETIDLVLSYLQGKDTPLATLLCRPGFLPEGERFDKREEGLPASYGTLGISDKARMRATLYLEDLADFHRDTLDADFGFSRYAEHLAMSPPSFDDLYKKTQLGETPVSRIHTEILGERMESFKPDMVGFSVPFPGNLTEALRGARFIKQNYPGVHLTLGGGYINTELRNIGDIRLEEYFDSITLDDGEDALSALVSSIESGDTTELIRTWQPKEGKWCFFDTQQKELRHKERPAPDYSDLPLDQYLSLVDMENPMHRLWSEGPWIKMMLAHGCYWRRCAFCDTSLDYISRFDPAPASLLADQIEELIQQTGKRSFHFVDEAAPPSLMKELALELIRRKTDISWWTNIRFEKNFNSSLCRLLARSGCIAVSGGLEVASDRLLKSMDKGVTVQQVSAVTAAFGKAGIMVHAYLMYGFPGQTRQELMDSLDVVRQLFQNRLIHSAYWHHFALTAHSPVGCHPEEFGVTITGPKMAGFARNDLEFSQESEELKHYGKGLRTALYNYMSGKGFQVPVKKWFSFKTVSPRIPPKLIENLLEKTEELQLEENSRLVWTESIPEKSPNGLVFRGNDYQEEMPLTPNEIDFILILLKRCLPEAGIFTLDSLDQLTAEYGLDTDEWLGTQEFRELMEYGLLVL is encoded by the coding sequence ATGAATATACTCCTCATAACCCCTCCCTTCTGCCAGCTGAATACACCCTATCCCGGAACCGCCTTTCTCAAAGGATGGCTTCAAAAAAGCGGGCATCTTGTAGATCAGGCGGATACAAGCCTAGAGACCTACCTACGGCTTTTCAGCCGGAAGGGACTGGAAGAGTATGTATTCGGAGAATGCCGTCCCGCCGATTTTTCCCACAATGACAGCCTTCTCAGGACCTGGAATCTCAGGCAGAGGTATATGGAAACCATCGATCTTGTCCTGTCTTATCTTCAGGGTAAGGATACCCCACTGGCAACCTTGCTGTGCCGGCCGGGATTCTTACCGGAAGGAGAACGGTTTGATAAGAGAGAAGAGGGTTTACCTGCCTCATACGGAACTCTAGGGATTAGTGACAAGGCACGCATGAGGGCGACACTCTACCTGGAAGATCTCGCCGATTTTCACAGAGATACCCTGGATGCCGATTTCGGCTTTAGTCGCTATGCAGAGCATTTAGCCATGTCTCCCCCATCCTTTGATGATCTATATAAGAAGACACAGCTCGGTGAAACACCGGTCAGCCGGATACACACAGAGATTCTCGGTGAACGAATGGAAAGCTTCAAACCTGATATGGTCGGCTTTTCTGTACCATTCCCGGGAAACCTCACAGAAGCCCTGAGAGGGGCCCGATTCATCAAGCAAAACTATCCCGGGGTTCACCTCACCCTGGGAGGCGGATACATCAACACCGAGTTGAGGAACATCGGCGACATCCGCCTCGAAGAGTATTTTGATTCCATCACCTTAGACGACGGAGAGGATGCCCTCTCTGCCCTGGTCTCATCCATCGAGTCGGGAGACACAACAGAGTTGATCAGAACCTGGCAACCTAAAGAAGGGAAATGGTGTTTTTTTGACACCCAACAAAAAGAACTTCGCCATAAAGAAAGACCGGCACCCGACTACAGCGACCTTCCCCTGGATCAATACCTCTCCCTAGTCGATATGGAAAATCCCATGCACCGCCTGTGGAGCGAGGGGCCCTGGATCAAAATGATGCTGGCTCATGGCTGTTACTGGCGCCGCTGTGCCTTTTGTGATACATCTCTGGACTATATCAGCCGTTTTGATCCCGCACCAGCCTCCCTGTTGGCAGACCAGATAGAAGAACTGATACAGCAAACAGGAAAGAGGAGCTTTCATTTTGTGGATGAAGCCGCCCCTCCGTCGCTGATGAAAGAACTGGCTCTTGAGCTTATCAGGAGAAAGACAGACATCAGCTGGTGGACGAACATCCGTTTTGAGAAGAACTTCAACTCCAGTCTCTGCCGTCTTTTGGCGCGGTCCGGATGTATTGCGGTCTCCGGCGGTCTTGAGGTTGCCTCGGACAGGCTGTTAAAAAGTATGGACAAGGGAGTTACGGTACAACAGGTCAGTGCCGTCACTGCAGCCTTCGGCAAGGCAGGTATTATGGTTCATGCCTATCTGATGTACGGGTTTCCAGGCCAAACCCGTCAGGAGTTGATGGATTCTCTGGATGTTGTCCGCCAGCTCTTTCAAAACAGGCTGATTCACTCGGCCTACTGGCATCATTTTGCCTTGACTGCTCACAGCCCGGTGGGCTGTCATCCCGAGGAGTTCGGGGTGACTATTACGGGGCCAAAAATGGCAGGATTTGCACGTAATGATCTGGAGTTTTCCCAGGAATCAGAAGAACTCAAACACTACGGAAAAGGCCTTCGTACCGCCTTGTACAATTATATGAGTGGAAAGGGATTTCAGGTTCCGGTCAAAAAATGGTTCTCATTCAAAACAGTCTCCCCGCGGATTCCTCCAAAGCTGATAGAGAATCTTTTGGAAAAGACAGAAGAACTTCAATTAGAAGAAAACTCCCGTCTGGTCTGGACAGAATCAATCCCGGAGAAAAGTCCGAATGGTCTGGTCTTCAGGGGAAATGATTACCAGGAGGAAATGCCTCTTACCCCGAATGAAATAGATTTTATCCTAATCCTTCTGAAGCGTTGTCTGCCCGAAGCCGGGATCTTCACTCTGGACTCTCTGGATCAACTGACAGCGGAATACGGCCTGGACACAGATGAATGGCTGGGAACACAAGAGTTCAGGGAACTCATGGAATATGGTCTCCTGGTTCTCTGA